In Phyllostomus discolor isolate MPI-MPIP mPhyDis1 chromosome 2, mPhyDis1.pri.v3, whole genome shotgun sequence, the following are encoded in one genomic region:
- the LOC114513025 gene encoding keratin, type II cytoskeletal 2 oral-like, which translates to MKGQVSKKSSSGGSQGFSGHSAVVSGSSGMSSVARSGGAGGGACGFRSGAGGFGSRSLYNLGGNKSISISVAGGSLAGGSGGGRSSCGRVFGGGYGGGFGAGFGKGMGGGFGGAGGFGGACGFGGAGRFGGSGGFGGSGGFGSGGFPGGIQEVTVNQSLLQPLNVEIDPKIGQVKAQEREQIKTLNNKFASFIDKVRFLEQQNKVLETKWNLLQQQRPGSGSGPNNLEPFFESYISFLRKQLDLVLGERGSLEGELKNMQDLVEDFKKKYEDEINKRTAAENEFVGLKKDVDAAYMNKVELQAKVDSLTDEINFLRTLYEMELSQMQSHVSDTSVVLSMDNNRSLDLDSIIAEVKAQYEEIAQRSKAEAEALYQTKLGELQTTAGRHGDDLKSTKSEIMELNRMIQRLRAEIESVKKQNANLQAAIADAEQRGEMALKDANAKLQELQAALQKAKDDLARLLRDYQELMNVKLALDVEIATYRKLLEGEECRMSGECQSAVSISVVNNVTSTSSSSGGSRGPFGGVSGSSSSGYRGSSGSSISRGSSSGYRGGSGGSSSGCGGVSSGSSGGYQSGSSGGYQSSSTGGYQGGRSGGYQSGSSGGYQSGSSGGYQSGSTGGYQSGSSGSRLNSGSSSSVSQSGFGGMSSGGGSSGVYHS; encoded by the exons ATGAAGGGACAAGTCTCCAAGAAATCCTCCAGTGGCGGGAGCCAGGGCTTCTCTGGCCATTCTGCCGTGGTCTCTGGCAGCAGCGGGATGAGCAGTGTGGCCCGCTCTGGGGGAGCTGGTGGAGGAGCCTGTGGGTTCCGGAGTGGGGCAGGTGGCTTTGGCAGTCGCAGCCTCTATAACCTGGGTGGCAACAAGAGCATCTCCATCAGCGTGGCTGGTggctccctggctggtggctctgggggagGACGTAGCAGCTGCGGCCGTGTCTTTGGGGGTGGCTATGGAGGTGGCTTTGGTGCTGGCTTTGGCAAAGGAATGGGAGGTGGTTTTGGAGGTGCTGGTGGCTTTGGAGGGGCTTGTGGTTTTGGTGGAGCTGGTAGATTTGGTGGGTCTGGTGGCTTTGGTGGATCTGGTGGCTTTGGCTCTGGTGGCTTCCCTGGGGGAATACAGGAAGTAACTGTCAACCAGAGCCTCCTACAGCCCCTCAACGTGGAGATCGACCCCAAGATTGGTCAAGTCAAGGCCCAGGAGCGGGAGCAGATAAAGACCCTCAATAACAAATTCGCCTCCTTTATCGACAAG GTGCGGTTCCTGGAACAGCAGAACAAGGTCCTGGAGACCAAATGGAATCTGCTTCAGCAGCAGCGCCCGGGCTCTGGCTCAGGCCCCAACAACCTGGAGCCTTTCTTTGAATCCTACATCAGCTTCCTGCGCAAGCAGCTGGATTTGgttctgggggagagggggagcctGGAAGGAGAGCTGAAGAACATGCAGGACCTGGTGGAAGACTTCAAAAAGAA GTATGAAGATGAGATCAACAAACGCACTGCAGCAGAGAATGAGTTTGTGGGACTCAAGAAG gacGTGGATGCGGCCTACATGAACAAGGTGGAGCTGCAGGCCAAGGTGGACTCCTTGACAGATGAGATCAACTTCCTGAGGACCCTCTATGAGATG GAGCTGTCCCAGATGCAGAGTCATGTTAGTGACACATCTGTGGTCCTCTCCATGGACAACAACCGCAGCCTGGACCTGGACAGCATCATCGCTGAGGTCAAGGCCCAGTACGAGGAGATTGCCCAGAGGAGCAAGGCTGAGGCCGAGGCCCTGTACCAGACCAAG CTTGGGGAGCTGCAGACCACGGCCGGCAGACACGGGGACGACCTGAAGAGCACCAAGAGCGAGATCATGGAGCTCAACAGGATGATCCAGAGGCTGCGGGCCGAGATCGAGAGCGTCAAGAAGCAG AATGCCAATCTTCAGGCTGCCATTGCTGATGCTGAGCAGCGTGGGGAGATGGCCCTCAAGGATGCCAATGCCAAGCTCCAAGAGCTGCAGGCTGCCCTACAGAAGGCCAAGGATGACCTGGCCCGGCTGCTTCGTGACTACCAGGAGCTCATGAATGTCAAGCTGGCCCTGGATGTGGAGATCGCCACCTACCGCAAGCTGCTGGAGGGCGAAGAGTGCAG gaTGTCTGGAGAGTGTCAGAGTGCTGTAAGCATTT CAGTGGTCAACAACGTTACCAGCACGAGCAGCAGCTCTGGTGGAAGCCGTGGACCCTTTGGAGGGgtcagtggcagcagcagcagtggctacagaggcagcagcggcagcagcatcagcagaggaagcagcagtggctacagaggaggaagtggtggcagcagcagtggcTGTGGTGGCGTTAGCAGCGGCAGCTCTGGGGGCTACCAGAGCGGTAGCAGTGGGGGCTACCAGAGCAGCAGCACTGGGGGCTACCAGGGAGGTAGAAGTGGGGGTTACCAGAGCGGCAGCAGTGGGGGCTACCAGAGTGGCAGCAGTGGGGGTTACCAGAGTGGTAGCACTGGGGGCTACCAGAGTGGTAGCAGTGGGAGCAGGCTCAACTCTGGAAGCAGCAGCTCTGTGAGCCAGAGTGGATTTGGTGGCATGTCTAGCGGTGGAGGCAGCTCCGGTGTGTACCACTCCTAA